One segment of Nocardioides sp. QY071 DNA contains the following:
- a CDS encoding PPA1309 family protein, which produces MDYDLDVDPALAAAVLEIEGHHARAGWDQPARLYALVDTAQLVAQEPALAAQLGLDAPAEQGSLTPVEQEDLPAGQQLEEVLPGIQWPAVVTGCAAVVERLVLPPAADGQVPEDPAAAAEFAREHPDAEEVRIVAGVTRHGAGYCALRMRSQDEDMAVMGGNDLVPGLLELLRATLLDDAEDETDE; this is translated from the coding sequence GGGGCACCACGCCCGGGCCGGCTGGGACCAGCCGGCGCGGCTCTACGCCCTCGTCGACACCGCGCAGCTGGTGGCCCAGGAGCCCGCTCTCGCCGCCCAGCTCGGCCTCGACGCCCCGGCCGAGCAGGGCTCGCTGACCCCCGTCGAGCAGGAGGACCTGCCAGCCGGCCAGCAGCTCGAGGAGGTGCTCCCCGGCATCCAGTGGCCCGCCGTGGTCACCGGCTGCGCGGCCGTGGTGGAGCGCCTGGTGCTCCCGCCGGCAGCGGACGGTCAGGTCCCCGAGGACCCGGCGGCGGCCGCGGAGTTCGCGCGCGAGCACCCCGACGCCGAGGAGGTCCGGATCGTCGCCGGTGTCACCCGGCACGGCGCGGGCTACTGCGCGCTGCGGATGCGCAGCCAGGACGAGGACATGGCCGTGATGGGCGGCAACGACCTGGTGCCGGGGCTCCTGGAGCTGCTGCGCGCCACCCTGCTCGACGACGCGGAGGACGAGACCGATGAGTGA